The following is a genomic window from Pseudomonas sp. FP2335.
GCAGAAAACCTACGACATCGCGATGATCGCCTATCAGCGTGGCCTCACCGATTACCTCAATGTGCTCAACGCGCAGACGTTGTTGTTCCACCAGCAGCAGATCGAGCAACAGGTCCAGGCCGCGCGCCTGAGCGCCCATGCCGAACTGGTCAGCGCCCTGGGCGGCGGTCTGGGTGCTGGCGACGACGTACCACCAGACGCCAAGACCCTTCCGAGCAAGACCCCGGCGGCACTCGCCGTGTTTGATCACTGAGTAGGATTTGATGACTCCCTTGCCTGCACCGCTGCGCTGGCTGCACTCCCTTGAGTGGCGCCGCGGTTTTTTCGACTGGGCGCGCAGCGACGGCGTGACCTGGGTGTATATCTTCAAGGTGCTGATCGCCGCGTTTCTCACGCTGTGGCTGGCCATGCGCCTGGAACTGCCGCAACCGCGCACCGCGATGATCACCGTATTTATCGTGATGCAACCGCAAAGCGGCCAGGTGTTCGCCAAGAGTTTCTACCGCTTCCTCGGCACCCTGGCGGGGTCGGCGGTGATGGTGTTGTTGATCGCCTTGTTCGCGCAGAACACCGAACTGTTCCTCGGCGCATTGGCGATCTGGGTCGGCGTGTGCACGGCAGGGGCGACCCGCAACCGTAACTTTCGCGCCTATGGTTTTGTCCTTGCGGGCTACACCGCGGCGATGGTCGGCTTGCCCGCCCTGGCCCATCCAGACGGCGCCTTCATGGCGGCGGTGTGGCGCGTGCTGGAAATCTCCCTGGGGATTTTGTGCTCCACCCTGGTCAGCGCCGCGATCCTGCCGCAAACCTCCAGCGCCGCCATGCGCAACGCGCTTTACCAGCGTTTCGGCGTGTTCGCGCTGTTCGTCACTGACGGCCTGCGCGGGCGCAGCCAGCGCGAAGGGTTCGAGGCCAGCAACGTGCGCTTTATCGCCGAAGCCGTGGGCCTGGAAGGGCTGCGCAGCCTCACGGTGTTTGAAGACCCGCACATGCGCAGGCGCAACGGGCGGCTCAGTCGCCTGAACAGCGAATTCATGAGCATCACCACGCGCTTCAACGCCTTGCACCAGTTGCTCGAACGGCTGCGCACCGATGCGGCCGATCATGTGGTGGCGGCCATCAAGCCGGGCCTGCACGACCTGGCCGAACTGCTCGACGGCTTCTCCGGGCGCGCCCTCACCAGCCCCGACGCCGCGCGCCTGGTGGTGCAACTCAGCGCCTACAAGGACGGCCTGCCCGCCAAGGTGCGCAGCCTGCGCGCAACTTTCCAGGAAGGTGACCCCACCGACGCCGAGCAACTGGATTTCCACACCGCCTACGAGCTGCTGTACCGCTTCGTCGACGATCTGCACAACTACGCGCAAACCCACGCCTCCCTGGCCGACCACAGCCACGCCCGCGAAGACTGGGACGAACCCTACACGCCGAAAACCAACTGGCTGGCCTGCGCCGCCTCGGGGATCCGGGCGTCATTCATCCTCATCGTGCTCGGCAGCTATTGGGTGGCCACCGCCTGGCCCAGCGGCGCGACCATGACCCTGATCGCCGCCGCCACCGTCGGCCTGTCCGCCGCCACACCGAACCCCAAGCGCATGGCATTCCAGATGGCCTGCGGCACTTTGATCGGCGCGCTGGTGGGCTTTGTTGAGATGTTCTTCGTGTTCCCCTGGATCGACGGCTTCCCGCTGTTGTGCGTGATGCTCGCGCCGGTGATCATCCTTGGCGCGTTCCTCGCTTCGCGGCCGCAATACGCCGGGGTGGGCGTGGGGCTGCTGATCTTCTTCAGCACCGGCTCGGTGCCGGACAACCTCACGGTCTACAACCCCTACACCTTTATCAACGACTACATCGCCATGATCATCGGCATGTTGGTGTGTGCCGCCGCCGGGGCGATCATCCTGCCGCCCAACAGCCGCTGGTTGTGGCGCCGCCTGGAGCAGGACCTGCGCGAGCAGGTGGTGTATGCGATCAGCGGCAAGCTCAAGGGCCTGGCGTCGAGTTTTGAAAGCCGCACCCGTGACTTGCTGCACCAGGCCTACGGCCTCGCCGTCGGCCAGCCGCAAGTGCAGCGCGACCTGTTGCGCTGGATGTTCGTGGTGCTTGAAGTCGGCCACGCGATCATCGAGTTGCGCAAGGAACAGGCGATTTTGCCGGTGCATCCGGCGTACGCCGAATCCCAACCGTGGCGCCAGGCGATCCGCGTGATGGGGCGCTCGCTGGTGCGGCTGTTCCTGCAACCCAGCGCGAGCAACCTGGAGCGCGGCCTGATTGCCGTCGACCACGCGATCAGCCGTGTGCAGGCCACCGACGAACCCTTCGCCCCGCACTTCGACACCTCGGCCCTGCGCCGGGTGAAAAGCTACCTGCACTTTATCCGCACCTCGCTGCTCGACCCGCAATCGCCCCTCGCTGCCCTTAAAGGAGCTGCGCATGCCCCGTGAAATCGCGTTCCACGGCATCTACATGCCGACCATGACCCTGATGTTCCTGATTGCAGCCGTGTTGGCCTGGGCCCTGGATCGCTTCCTGGCCGGCTTCGACCTGTACCGGTTTTTCTGGCACCCGGCGCTGCTGCGCCTGAGCCTGTTCGTTTGCCTGTTCGGCGCCCTGGCGCTGACCGTCTATCGTTGAGAATGCCCCGATGAAAAAGTTTTTCAGCCTGCTCGCCACCTTGCTGGTACTGGCTCTGGCGATCTGGATTGGCCGTACGTTGTGGGTGCACTACATGCAAACCCCATGGACCCGCGACGGCCGTGTGCGCGCCGACATCATTAACGTCGCCGCCGACGTCACCGGCGAAGTCGTCGACGTGCCGGTGCGTGACAACCAGTTGGTGAAAAAAGGCGACCTGCTGATGCAGATCGACCCCGAGCACTACCGCATCGCCGTCAAGCAGGCGCAGTCCCTCGTCGCTTCGCGCAAAGCCACCTGGGAAATGCGCAAGGTCAACGCCCACCGCCGCGCCGACCTCGACGCCCTGGTGATCTCCAAGGAAAACCGCGACGACGCCAGCAACATCGCCGACTCGGCCCTGGCCGATTACCAGCACGCGCTGGCGCAACTGGAAGCGGCCGAGCTGAACCTCAAGCGCACCCAGGTGCTGGCGGCGGTGGACGGCTACGTCACCAACCTCAACGTGCATCGCGGCGACTATGCGCGCATCGGCGAGGCCAAGATGGCCGTGGTGGATATGAATTCCTTCTGGGTGTACGGCTTCTTTGAAGAAACCAAGTTGCCCCATGTGAAGGTCGGCGATAAAGCCGATATGCAATTGATGAGCGGCGAGACCTTGAAGGGCCATGTGGAAAGCATCTCGCGGGGCATCTACGATCGCGACAACCCCGAGAGCCGTGAGCTGGTGGCCGATGTGAACCCAACCTTCAACTGGGTGCGGCTGGCCCAGCGGGTGCCGGTGCGGATTCATATCGATGAAGTGCCGGAAGGCGTGCTGTTGGCGGCCGGTATTACCTGCACCGTTATCGTGGACCAGACGCAGAACTAAAGGTGTGGGCTTGCTGTGGCGAGGGAGCAAGCTTCCTCGCCACACTGAGTCAGTCATTTCAGTTAATGAGCGACTTGGCGGCTCTGATTTTTCGTCGGCGCTTGACCCGCAGCATGCTGACGAAGCGGCGGTGGTTTCTTGTATGGAGCATCAGTAGACAAGCCAGGGATTGGAACAGAGGGAATACTGCAAACAGAGTCACGGGGTGGTTCCCAAGATAGTCCGCCGAAATCAAAGCGTTCAAGACGGCGACGCATACGAGTAATGGCGGCCCTAGTCGAAACCCAACTGCTACCAGGGCTAACCCAATGCACATTGTCAGTAGCAATACCCAGCTGGCCACTACCGCGTATTCGCTGGGGAGATAATTTATTCGTGCGTAATACGTCAGACTATGTGAAAGGTTTCCTGATATGGCGACCATATTCATGGACACCGCAGTTCCCACAGTGAATGCGAAACGTTGGGTGTAACGACGCAACGTTCGTGGCGCTCGCACGGGATCGATGTTATTGCTCATGGCTGCCGAACTCCTCGTAGATGGCAATGACGACGTGGTTGAGATTTTCTGAAATGCCGCTGCCCGTTACCGCAAACGCGGCACCCACCTGATCGGCTAATTGAATGAAAATATCCCGACGTATTTGGGCATTACTGAAGCGTTTGGGGAGTTTTCCGGCCAACTGCATTAACCGGATCATTTCGCGAGGACGGCGAATGTTCTGCAGGCGCAGAACCTCATTTGTCAGCTTTGCGCGTTCCTGGCGACTCATGCGTCTCAAAATGTCCTTCAGATCGCGGCCCGTTGTGGTGGTGTGCGCCGTCGGCACGCCGCTTTGCAGGAAATCCCTGGGCATCCTTTCACCTGTGGGTAGACAGAGGTGAAAGAGACTGAGGATTGGTTCCTTGGAATGATGTCAGGCGGTTCGCTGTTTCTTGTAGTACCTGGCCCGACTAGCCAGGCGTAAAGCTAAAAAGTGGGAGCGGGCTTGCTCGCGAATACGGAGTGTCAGCCAACAGATTCGTCAACGACCCACCGCTTTAGCGAACAAGCCCGCTCCCACATTTTCGACCGCATCAGACCTTGATGAAGGTTTCGTGCAGGTGGCGCCACAGCAGCGCGCCGCTGGCCTGTTTCTCGAACACCACCGTGGCGCGACGATCGGTCTGCGTGCCGCTGTCATCCACTTGATGCTCTCGGTAAGTCACCGTCGCACCGCGTGCATGCCGGTCGATCCCGGCCATCTCACTCAAGGTGATCTTCAACCCCGGGCGCATCCCGCCCAGGCGTGTGAACAACGCATTGACCCCGGCCGCATTGACCCGCGTGCCGGTGGCGGGGGCGACCATGCTGAACTCGGGGGAGAAGCGCGCAAGCAGGTTCTGCAAGGTGCCCTGCGGTGCGATGCCAGCAAACCACTGTTCGATCTCGACGTGGGTCTGGATCACTTCTTCAAAAAAATCGCTGTAGTCAATCATTGGTCAGCCTCGCTGGCAGGGTGAAGCAGTGTCCGTACCCTGGCGGTATCCAGGCGCAGCACCGCAAAAGCAGGTAGCAGTGTCAGAGCTGCCGCCATCGTGAAGGTTATGCTGAAGGAATCCAAGGCCGACAACAGCGCACTGAGCGCCGCGGCCCCCAGGCAAAAGCTCATTTGTCGATTGATATTCCACAAGGCGCTGGCGTGGCCCATGCGTTCGGCAGGGATGTCGATAAAGGCCAGGGTTTGCGCGGTGCTGCTGCACAGGCTGCCGCCCAGGCCCATCAAGCAGTAGGCAGCGATGATCAGCGTCGGTTCGTTCAGCAACATAATGCCGACGCATTGCAGTGCCATGCCCGTCAGCAGTAAAGGCTTCGGCCCCCAGCGGTTGAACAGTGTTTTGCCAAGGTAGATCGCCACTGCCGACGCCAGCGCCCACGGCAGCATGAGTGCGCCGGTGCGGGTTGCGTCGTAACCCAGGCCGCGTAGATAAAGGACGGCAATCAGGCTGGTGCCAATGAAGACGCCAGGGATGAACAGGTAAACCAGCATCGCCACGCGCAGCATCGGGCTGCGGACTTGTTTGAAAATGCCGCCCACTTCCAGTCTCGGGCGTGGGTTCGTGGGCCCATCGGGTGTTATCCACAGCAGCGCCAGCAACAGTGTGATCAAGGCCAGTGGCAGGTTGGCGTAGAAGATCCAGCGCCAGGACATGCTGTCGACGATCAAGCCGCCCAAGGCGGGGGACAACGCTGGCACCAGCAGCGCCACGGACATCACCCGTGCCGTCAACTGGCTGCGCTCATTTGCCGGAAAATACCGATAGGCCATGGCCTGCCCAACGGGAATCAGCAAGCCGCCGCCCAGCCCTTGCAGCGCACGCCAGCCGATCAACGTGTCAATGGAAGCCGCCTGGCCAACCATCACCGATGCGCCCGCAAACAACAGCAGGCTGGCAGCGATCAACGTGCGCTCGCCCAGCATTGCCGCCAGCCACACACTCAATGGAATGATCAGCGTGAGACCGAGCAGGTACGCATTGCTGATCCACGCCAATTGCGTGACCGAGGCGTGCAGGTCGCGGGCGATGTCCGGGTAGGCGACGGTGGCGACAAACATGTTCACCAGGTCCAGGGCAAAGCCCAGCAAAAATATCCAGGCGACTTTCGAGCGGTAGGTCATGAGCGCGATCCTGCGAATGAAGCGGGCAGGGTAGGCCGGGCATTGCAGTTGGGCTACGTCGGTTTGCCTGTTAGTTTGTCAAAAATATTTTGACAAAGGAGGCCTGGCCCATGGTCAGCCTGGACCGATTCGACACCTTCAAGGCCGTGGTCGAGGCCGGCTCGCTCACGGCTGCGGCCGACCTGCTGGGCCAGACCCGCGCCGTGGTCAGCTTCAATCTCAAGCGCCTGGAAGCGGAGCTGGGCGTGACTCTGCTGACCCGTAACACTCGCCAACTGGCATTGACCGATGCCGGCGAACGCTTCTACCTGCGCTGTACCCGCATGCTTGAAGAAGCGCGGTTGGCGGTCGAAGAAGCGCGTTCGGAGCACGCCCAACTCAAGGGCACATTGCGCATCACCACCACGGTGGAATACGCCCTGGCCGTGGTTGCCCCTGCCGTGGAGGCCTTTCGGCGACTACACCCGGACCTGAACATTCACTTGTCCACGTCCTCGACCCATGCCGATCTGATTTCCGAGCGTTTTGACGTGGCGATCCGGTTGGGGCGCCTGCCGGATTCCAATCACCGTGCGGTGCAGTTGTCGACGTTCGAGGTATTCGCCGTGGCGGCACCGGTGTTTGCCGGGGCTGCCACCCTGGATGAACTGGAGCAGTTGCCCCGCCTGGGCCATGGGCGGCTGACGGGATTGACGGTAACCGACCCGGCAGGCACCGAATGTCTCTACCGCGTCGGTCAAACGACATTGGTGGCCGACAGTGCCGCTGTGCTCCAGGCGTTCGCTGTGCACGGCCACGGTGTAGCCGTGCTGCCACAGTGGCTGGTGAATGACGATCTGGAAACGGGGCGCTTGGTGCGTCTGTTACCGGACCATCGCTTCGACCCCCAGGGGGTTTATGCGATGTATCCGGACACCCGGCATTTACCCTTGAAGGTGCGGGCGTTCATCGATTTCTTGAAGGGTTAGAGCGCGCCATCCAGCCCAAACCGTTTCTTCAACACCTTGTCCAGCAACCCCTTGGGCAACAGCGCCGCCATCAACGGCAGCGCCCGGCTGCCATTGCCTGCGCGCAGCAGGCGTGGCGGCGTGGCTTGTTGTACGCCCTTGAGCACCTGGGCGGCAAACCGGTTGGCCGGGGTGGGGTTGTCCTGCGAGGCCTGTGAGCGCGCGCGAATGCCTTCGCGCAACGGCCACCAGGGCGATTTCTCGCTGATCAACAGCTCGGCCTGGGCACCGGCGTTTTTCGCGAAGCTCGTATCGATGGCCCCCGGTTGCACTTCCATCACGCGAATGCCAAACGGCGCCAGCTCCATGCGCAGGGCATCGCTCAAGGCATGCACGGCGGCTTTGGATGCGCAGTAGGCACCGGCAAACGGCGTGACCAGCACCCCGGAAACACTGCCGATATTCACCACCAGGCCTTTGCTGCGGCGCAGTGCCGGGAACAGCGCCTGGGTCACGCCGACGATGGAGAACACGTTGGTCTCGAACTGGCGCTGCATCGCCTCGGTGCCGCCGTCGAGCAGCGGGCCCATGGCGCCGTAACCGGCGTTGTTGACCAGTACGTCCAGCTCGCCCAACTGTTCAGCCAGGTGCTGCAAGGCGGCGCTGTTGTTGACGTCCAGTTGTACCGCGTTGAAGCCGGCGGCGGCTAAACCGGCAACATCGTCCGGTCGACGGGCGCTGGCCCATACGCTGTAGCCGGCGGCTTTGAACGCGTCAGCCAGGGCGCGGCCGATACCGCTGGAACAGCCGGTGATGAGTACGTTGGGCATGGATCAATCCTTTGTCAGTCCGAGAAGCTGCCTTGCAGGTGCTCGGCACGAAATTCCAGGGTTTGCGGGCGGTAGCCGGGGCGCAGCGGTGGGGCGGGCAGGCAATCGTCCCAGGTGGCGCCGGCCTGCAACTCGCCGGGGCCGCGGTAGCGCGGGGCGGCGTAGACGTTGTCGGCCAGGTTGACGGTGTCGCCCGGCGCATAGGCGGCGACGCGCCAGCGCAGTTCGGTGAGAGGCACGTCGTTGCCATTGTTGAGGACCAGTTTCAGCGGACGGTCGGCGGGGCATTCCTCAGGCGCGTAGGTGATGCGCAGTTCCAGGCGCGCCAGTTGCGAGGCTTCGCGGTTGTCCAGCCAGACCACCCAGATGGCGACGAAACCCAGGCCGACCGCGGCCGCGAGGGATACCGGCAAGGCCTTGGCGGGGTAGCGCAGCAGCAGGATCAGCCAGGTGATGATCAGGAGAACGCCGAAGAACATGGAGACCACCTCGAATGGGGAGCGAGCATCCTAACTTAAGCGTAGGTGGGTTTGGGCGGCTTGAGAGATAGGTTGATGCGGCTGACGCCTTCGCGAGCAAGCCCGCTCCCACATTTTGACCGCGTATAACCTTTGGAATGCAATCAACCTGTGGGAGCGGGCTTGCTCGCGAAGAGGCCCTCACAGTCACCCCCAAACCCACAGAAAAAGCCCCCGCCCAACCGGCTGCGGATAGGGGACGCAGTCGGCTGGACGGGGGCTTCTTTTTACGACTGTTTTACTGCGCGATAGTTTTCACCGACACGCCACGCTCAACCGGCGTCGAACGCCCGTAAATATCTTCAAAGCGCTCGATGTCATCCTCGCCCAGGTAGCTACCCGATTGCACTTCAATGATCTCCAACGGGATCTTGCCCGGGTTGCGCAGGCGGTGCACCGAGGCAATCGGGATGTAGGTGGATTGGTTCTCACACAGCAGGAACACATTCTCGTCGCAGGTCACTTCGGCCGTGCCGCTGACCACGATCCAGTGTTCGGCGCGGTGGTGGTGCATTTGCAGCGACAGGCACGCGCCCGGCTTGACCGAGATGTGCTTGACCTGGAAACGCCCGCCCATGTCCACCGAGTCGTAGGACCCCCACGGACGGTAGACCTCGCAGTGGTTCTGGGTCTCACTGCGCCCCTGTTCGTTGAGGGTGTTGACCATCTGCTTGACGCCTTGGACCTTGTCCTTGTGGGCAATCATCATCGCGTCCTTGGTTTCAACGACCACGATGTTTTCCAGGCCGATCACCGACACCAGCTTGCCGTTGCCGTGGATCATGCAGTTCTTGCTGTCCTGGATCACCACGTCGCCCTTGGTCACGTTGCCGTCGGCGTCTTTATCGTTGACCGCCCACAGCGAGGCCCAGCAACCCACGTCGCTCCAACCGGCGCTCAGCGGCACTACACAGGCGCGCTGGGTTTTTTCCATCACGGCGTAGTCGATGGAGTTGTCCGGGCAGCAGGCGAAGGTGGCTTCGTCGAAGGACACGGTGTCGGCATCCTGTTCGCTGCGCTCAAGGGTCAGCAGGCAGGTGTCGTAGATGTCCGGATCGTGCTTTTTCAGCTCTTCGAGGAAGCGGCTGGCGCGGAACAGGAACATGCCGCTGTTCCAGAAATAGCCGCCGCTTTTGACGAACTCGACCGCGCGTTTTTCATTGGGTTTTTCCACGAACTGCTCGACGCGGCTCACGCCTTCGGGCAGCAGCGAATCAGCGGTGGACTTGATGTAGCCGTAGCCGGTCTCCGGACGGGTCGCCGGTACGCCGAACAGCACCATCTCGCCGCGTTCTGCTGCCACGGTGGCCAGGGCCAGTGCACGTTGCAGGGCTTTCTGATCTTCGATCACGTGGTCGGCGGGCAGCACCAGCATCAGCTCGTCGCGGCCTTCGTTGACCAGCATCATCGCGGTCAGGGCCACGGCCGGCGCGGTGTTGCGGCCGAACGGTTCCATCAGGATGCGCTGGCAGTCCAGCTTGCGGTTGCTCAGTTGCTCGTTGACGATGAAGCGGTGGTCTTTGTTGCAGACCACAATCGGTGTGTCCATGCCTTCGAATACCAGGCGTTCCAGGGTTTGCTGGAACAGCGTGTGCTCGCCCGTCAGCGCCAGGAATTGTTTCGGGAACTGTTTACGCGACAGCGGCCAAAGACGGGAGCCGCTACCACCGGAAAGGATTACTGGGATCATGGGTGTTTCTCCTTGAATCGAATTGGGTCAGAGCCTGTGGGCGCTGGCTGGCTCGCGAAAGCGGTGTGTCAGTTGGTACAGCGGGTGCTGAACCACCGCATTCGCGGGCAAGCCCGCTCCCACAGGAGGGGGCGTTAAATTGAAAATTTAATCAGCGGGTCGACACTGGGCGTTTCACCCAGACTGGCGACAGGCTCGAACCGGAGCCGGTCACGTACAGCACCGCCGCTTCACCACGTTCCAACGCAACCGGCTTCACATCACCGACTTTTTTGTCACCGTCATACAACGCCAGGCTCACTTTCACCGGGTTGATTTCACGCTCGCCACGGCCCTTGGCCGCCACCGACTTGACCACATCGGTCTTGCCGTCGGCGGTTTTCAGGGTCAGGGCCTTGTCGCTGAGGTTCTGCACACGTACCAGGGATTTCTGCTTGTTCTTGAACGGCGGCTCTTCGATCAATTGCGGTTGGCCGCTGCCGTTGTTGACCAGGGTGTAGTAGTGGTCGGCGGCAAGTTTGACCGGCACGGTCTGGCTGCCGACCTTGGCGCTGTAGTCACCGCCGGGCATGAAGCTGAAGTCGCTGCTGGCCAGGGGCGCAACGTCGCTGAGGTTGGTGCTGCCAACCGTCGCGCTGACTTCCTGGTTGGAGGCGTTGAACACGCGCACAAAGCTGGAGCCTTTCGGTGCGACGGGGCCGTACAACGCGGCATCACCGGCAAAGGCCGACATTGACGCGATGCTCATGCCAGCGGCGAGGGCCAGGGTCTTGGCGAGACGACGAGGAGTTGTAGTGAAAGTCATGTGAGTTACCTCTCTTTCAGTTTTGCGCCCGGTCGGGCGTCTCGGATTTTTCAAGGGTGTTCAAAGCCATGTTTTGTTGGCGCGAACCGGCTTGTTTAAGCTGCGCAACCCAGGACGGGTCGGCATCACCGATTTCGTTGTTCACGGGCAGATAACGTTCAGGAAACTCCCAGATCAGCACTTGTGGCGGGCTGTTCTTGAAGTCATCGCTTTTCAGGTAGCTGAGCATCGGCAAGATCGGGCCGTGGCCGTCTTCCGAATAGTTGATGACGTCGCTGTGCAGGGCTTGCTTGAGCGCACCGACGAAGTTCCAGTTGGGGTTGGCGCTGTAGCTGGTGCCGACCAGCGCCACCGGGGTTTCGCTGTTGCTGAACAGCGCATCGTCGCCCCCGGCTTCGGCCAGATGGGTCACGCGTTTTTGCAGCGGTTCTTTGGGTGGCATCAGGTTTTCGAACAGCGGGTCCAGGGGCAGGAACAGACGCAGGTCGCCTTTATGCGGTGCGGTGCTCTCGGCCTCGGTGACAAAACGCTGCGGCTCGCCGCTCAGCGGGGTTTTCTCGGCAATGGTCTTGGCCAGTTGCTTGGCGGCGATTTCCGCACCGTCCGGCGTCCAGTGGGTATCGGTACGCAAGAACACTTGCGTGCCGCTCAGCTTGGCCTGTTGCAGTGGGCCAAGCAGATCAGGTGCCGGGATCTTGTCGGCCGCCACACGGGCGTGGAAGTCCTGATACAGGTTGGCGTGGATGCTTGCCGGCTTCACGTCGCCGACGTGCTCCGGGTACAAGCGCACCTTGGCCGGGACAATCGCCATGACCAACTGCACACCTTGGGCCTTGAGCTTCTGGCGCACGCCTTCGACCAGCGCGTAGTTGCCTTGCAGGTTCTGGTCTTCGTTGACGATGGGGTTGAACTCCTCGTCGCTGTACAACCAGTGGTCGCGGCCCAGCACCACGCCAGGGCGGCCTTCGTTGAACAGCTTGTAGTCCAGCGCCGCCCAGAGGTTGGTGCCCAGGCGCTTGATTGGGAACTCGTCGTCGTAGTGGGTCTCGACGGCCTTGGTCCAGCGACCGTTAAGCACGGTGGCATCGGCGTTGGTGCTAAAGCCCAGGAAACTGCGCATCGACCACAGCCCCAGCACCAGCAGCATGGCCAGGAACACGGTGATGTAGAGCACGCGTAATGATCGGGTCATGTCGGCTCCCTCAGAATTGGAAGTAAAGGAACGGCGAGAAACTCTGCGCCGACAGTTTCAGGATCGATGCCGCGAACAGCAGCAGCACGCAGGCCCGCATGGCGTAGCCGGGCACGCTGCGCGCCGGGTTTGGCGTCGCGGGATGGTCACGGTAGAAATCGCGCAGGCCAAAGAACGCCAACGTGGCATACGCCACCACCAGGGTTGCCACTTGCAGGCCGGTGAGGCTGGCGCGGTTGAGTTCCGACAGCGACCACTCGTTGAAGCTGAACATTGCGCCATACATGCGGCCGGCAACGTGCAGGTTCTCGGCGCGGAAGATCACCCAGCCCACGACGACCAGCAGGAAGGTGAAGGCCCAACGCACCGGGTTGAAGCTGCGCGGCGACGTGTTGAGGCCGATGGCTTTTTCAATCGCCAGCCACATGCCGTGCCACGCACCCCACACGATGTAAGTGATGTTCGCGCCGTGCCACAGGCCACCGAGCAGCATGGTCAGGAACAGGTTGCGGTAAGTGGTCAGCGTGCCTTTACGGTTGCCGCCCAGGGTGATGTAGAGGTAGTCACGCAGCCAGGTGGACAGGCTGATGTGCCAGCGCCGCCAGAACTCGGTGATCGACTGGCTGATGTACGGCTGCTTGAAGTTTTCCATGAAGCGGAAACCCATCATCAAGCCCAGGCCGATGGCCATGTCGCTGTAGCCGGAGAAGTCGAAGTACAGCTGCGCGGTGTAGGCCAGCGCGCCGAGCCAGGCATCGCCGGTGGTGGGGTTTTGCAGGGCGAAGCAATGGTCGGCCACCACCGCCAGGGTGTCGGCGATGAACACCTTCTTGATGAAACCCTGCATGAACCGCGTGCAGCCCTCGGAGAATTTGTCGAGGGTGTGGGTGCGATTGTTGAACTGGTCGGCCAGGTCGCGAAAGCGCAGCACGGGGCCGGCGATCAAATGCGGAAAGATCGCCACGAACGCCGCAAAGTCGATGAGGTTGCGGGTTGCCGGGGTATCGCCGCGGTACACGTCGATGATGTAGCTGATGGACTCGAAGATGTAGAACGAGATCCCGATCGGCAACAGCACGTGGGTCAGGATAAACGGCTCCAGGCCCGCCGACTTCATCATCACATTGATGCTGTCGACACCGAAGTTGGCGTACTTGAAGTAGCCGAGGATGCACAGGTCGACGGCCACGCCGAGCAGCAACCAGCGTTGGGCCGGCTTGGTGCGCACGCCGGCGGCACCGACCTTGAGGCCGATCCAGTAATTCCACAGCGTCACGGCGGCGAACAGCGCCAGGAAGTCCACTCGCCACCAGGCGTAGAACACATAGCTGGCAATCAGCAGCAGCAGGTTGCGATAGCGTTGCCCGCTCAAGTAGTACAAGCCGAGGAAGATCGGCAAGAACAGAAACAGGAACACATTGGACGAGAAAACCATCCCGATCTCTCCATGTTTAACCAACAGTCAAGGGC
Proteins encoded in this region:
- a CDS encoding DUF4440 domain-containing protein — encoded protein: MIDYSDFFEEVIQTHVEIEQWFAGIAPQGTLQNLLARFSPEFSMVAPATGTRVNAAGVNALFTRLGGMRPGLKITLSEMAGIDRHARGATVTYREHQVDDSGTQTDRRATVVFEKQASGALLWRHLHETFIKV
- a CDS encoding SDR family oxidoreductase — translated: MPNVLITGCSSGIGRALADAFKAAGYSVWASARRPDDVAGLAAAGFNAVQLDVNNSAALQHLAEQLGELDVLVNNAGYGAMGPLLDGGTEAMQRQFETNVFSIVGVTQALFPALRRSKGLVVNIGSVSGVLVTPFAGAYCASKAAVHALSDALRMELAPFGIRVMEVQPGAIDTSFAKNAGAQAELLISEKSPWWPLREGIRARSQASQDNPTPANRFAAQVLKGVQQATPPRLLRAGNGSRALPLMAALLPKGLLDKVLKKRFGLDGAL
- a CDS encoding FUSC family protein gives rise to the protein MTPLPAPLRWLHSLEWRRGFFDWARSDGVTWVYIFKVLIAAFLTLWLAMRLELPQPRTAMITVFIVMQPQSGQVFAKSFYRFLGTLAGSAVMVLLIALFAQNTELFLGALAIWVGVCTAGATRNRNFRAYGFVLAGYTAAMVGLPALAHPDGAFMAAVWRVLEISLGILCSTLVSAAILPQTSSAAMRNALYQRFGVFALFVTDGLRGRSQREGFEASNVRFIAEAVGLEGLRSLTVFEDPHMRRRNGRLSRLNSEFMSITTRFNALHQLLERLRTDAADHVVAAIKPGLHDLAELLDGFSGRALTSPDAARLVVQLSAYKDGLPAKVRSLRATFQEGDPTDAEQLDFHTAYELLYRFVDDLHNYAQTHASLADHSHAREDWDEPYTPKTNWLACAASGIRASFILIVLGSYWVATAWPSGATMTLIAAATVGLSAATPNPKRMAFQMACGTLIGALVGFVEMFFVFPWIDGFPLLCVMLAPVIILGAFLASRPQYAGVGVGLLIFFSTGSVPDNLTVYNPYTFINDYIAMIIGMLVCAAAGAIILPPNSRWLWRRLEQDLREQVVYAISGKLKGLASSFESRTRDLLHQAYGLAVGQPQVQRDLLRWMFVVLEVGHAIIELRKEQAILPVHPAYAESQPWRQAIRVMGRSLVRLFLQPSASNLERGLIAVDHAISRVQATDEPFAPHFDTSALRRVKSYLHFIRTSLLDPQSPLAALKGAAHAP
- a CDS encoding LysR family transcriptional regulator → MVSLDRFDTFKAVVEAGSLTAAADLLGQTRAVVSFNLKRLEAELGVTLLTRNTRQLALTDAGERFYLRCTRMLEEARLAVEEARSEHAQLKGTLRITTTVEYALAVVAPAVEAFRRLHPDLNIHLSTSSTHADLISERFDVAIRLGRLPDSNHRAVQLSTFEVFAVAAPVFAGAATLDELEQLPRLGHGRLTGLTVTDPAGTECLYRVGQTTLVADSAAVLQAFAVHGHGVAVLPQWLVNDDLETGRLVRLLPDHRFDPQGVYAMYPDTRHLPLKVRAFIDFLKG
- a CDS encoding MFS transporter, producing the protein MTYRSKVAWIFLLGFALDLVNMFVATVAYPDIARDLHASVTQLAWISNAYLLGLTLIIPLSVWLAAMLGERTLIAASLLLFAGASVMVGQAASIDTLIGWRALQGLGGGLLIPVGQAMAYRYFPANERSQLTARVMSVALLVPALSPALGGLIVDSMSWRWIFYANLPLALITLLLALLWITPDGPTNPRPRLEVGGIFKQVRSPMLRVAMLVYLFIPGVFIGTSLIAVLYLRGLGYDATRTGALMLPWALASAVAIYLGKTLFNRWGPKPLLLTGMALQCVGIMLLNEPTLIIAAYCLMGLGGSLCSSTAQTLAFIDIPAERMGHASALWNINRQMSFCLGAAALSALLSALDSFSITFTMAAALTLLPAFAVLRLDTARVRTLLHPASEADQ
- a CDS encoding DUF1656 domain-containing protein gives rise to the protein MPREIAFHGIYMPTMTLMFLIAAVLAWALDRFLAGFDLYRFFWHPALLRLSLFVCLFGALALTVYR
- a CDS encoding HlyD family secretion protein yields the protein MKKFFSLLATLLVLALAIWIGRTLWVHYMQTPWTRDGRVRADIINVAADVTGEVVDVPVRDNQLVKKGDLLMQIDPEHYRIAVKQAQSLVASRKATWEMRKVNAHRRADLDALVISKENRDDASNIADSALADYQHALAQLEAAELNLKRTQVLAAVDGYVTNLNVHRGDYARIGEAKMAVVDMNSFWVYGFFEETKLPHVKVGDKADMQLMSGETLKGHVESISRGIYDRDNPESRELVADVNPTFNWVRLAQRVPVRIHIDEVPEGVLLAAGITCTVIVDQTQN